From Jiangella mangrovi:
GTCCGCACCGGCCGCGTGACGGCGGTGGCCCCGGTGGCCGGCACGCTGGTCAAGCTGCACCCGCACGCGTTCGTCATCCAGACCGCCGACGGCGCGGGGGTGCTGACCCACCTGGGCATCGACACCGTCCAGCTGGCCGGCGACGGGTTCGAGCTGCTCGTGGCCGAGGGCGACGCGGTGGCCGCCGGCGCCTCCGTCGTCACCTGGGACCCGGCCGCCGTGGAGTCCGGCGGGCGCTCCCCGGTGGTGCCGGTGATCGCGCTCGAGGCGGCGGCGGACGACCTGACCGGGCTGCGCCCCGCCGGACCGGCCGAGGCCGCCGACGTGCTGTTCACGTGGGTCCGGTGAGCGGCGGGCTCGACCCGCAGCTCGCGGACCGGCGGGC
This genomic window contains:
- a CDS encoding glucose PTS transporter subunit IIA gives rise to the protein MTQLDVLSPVPGRVIELAEVPDPVFAQALVGPGLAVDPVRTGRVTAVAPVAGTLVKLHPHAFVIQTADGAGVLTHLGIDTVQLAGDGFELLVAEGDAVAAGASVVTWDPAAVESGGRSPVVPVIALEAAADDLTGLRPAGPAEAADVLFTWVR